A DNA window from Thiothrix subterranea contains the following coding sequences:
- a CDS encoding LysM peptidoglycan-binding domain-containing protein, which translates to MFVDTFLIDKARLGLSCLLICTMAGEVTLAAEDTYNCIPMKGDASSINSLYFDQFRANQSMVSPPTAAVNAPSAADNFYIVQKGDTLYAIMRKSGIPIENLIVLNQLPSSHELKAGQALKLPELASTALPRKLPEISATQPWLLPREVTSTTTGGSSEAVDRYVVRVGDTLYAISRQTGVSIERLVSLNQLTASNNINAGQQLRLR; encoded by the coding sequence ATGTTCGTCGATACTTTTCTCATTGATAAGGCACGACTAGGGCTGTCGTGCTTATTGATCTGTACAATGGCTGGCGAGGTAACACTGGCTGCTGAGGACACCTATAACTGCATTCCCATGAAGGGCGACGCGAGTTCAATAAATTCTCTGTATTTTGATCAGTTTCGTGCCAATCAGTCGATGGTTTCTCCACCAACTGCCGCTGTCAATGCGCCAAGCGCTGCCGACAATTTTTACATCGTGCAAAAGGGGGATACTTTGTATGCGATCATGCGTAAATCCGGCATCCCCATCGAGAACCTGATTGTCCTTAACCAACTTCCTTCCAGCCACGAGCTAAAAGCCGGTCAAGCCTTGAAGTTACCTGAGTTGGCAAGTACCGCACTGCCTCGGAAACTGCCTGAAATAAGTGCTACCCAACCTTGGTTGTTGCCCAGGGAAGTGACGTCAACCACTACTGGTGGTTCTTCAGAAGCGGTGGATCGTTACGTGGTGAGGGTTGGCGATACGCTGTATGCCATTTCCCGCCAAACAGGTGTCAGCATCGAGCGGCTGGTTTCCCTTAATCAGTTGACCGCTTCCAATAACATTAACGCGGGGCAGCAGTTGAGGTTACGTTAG
- a CDS encoding septal ring lytic transglycosylase RlpA family protein has protein sequence MKNNKSINCLAHFIGCIFVFFQLFGSVASADYLVYQVSNVQHYDLYEKPQAVYQPAPEQTNRSSTIGKASYYGIQYHGRPTSSGETYDMYAMTAAHPNLPFGTHIRVTNLQSGQSVIVRVNDRGPLKPGRIVDVSQAAAEQLGLLLNGTADVQLDIVG, from the coding sequence ATGAAAAACAACAAATCAATCAATTGCTTAGCACATTTCATTGGATGCATTTTTGTTTTCTTTCAATTGTTTGGCAGTGTCGCCAGTGCCGACTACCTTGTTTACCAAGTGAGTAACGTGCAGCACTACGACCTCTATGAAAAACCGCAAGCCGTTTATCAGCCAGCACCCGAACAAACCAACCGCTCATCGACTATTGGCAAAGCTTCATATTACGGCATTCAATACCATGGTCGCCCAACCTCCAGTGGGGAAACCTACGATATGTATGCCATGACTGCTGCACACCCTAACCTGCCTTTCGGTACACACATTCGTGTTACCAACCTGCAAAGCGGACAATCCGTCATTGTGCGTGTCAATGATCGTGGCCCACTCAAACCGGGTCGTATCGTGGATGTTTCGCAAGCCGCCGCTGAACAGTTAGGATTGCTCCTCAATGGCACTGCTGACGTACAACTGGACATCGTTGGTTAA
- a CDS encoding MipA/OmpV family protein, with translation MKNALCAALALLATAQTPAVSAEPRQWNVGLAATADQSPFVGGDTQIGVKPVIIKENGFDIVGPAWSFSATPAREFYVGAGLDEWDHERGDSAVLQDMAELDRAINLRVGGAWKLANGTISADLAQDVAAHEGAQAKLRYTHHPDTPLNLRPYAELQWLSADLTDYYVGVDAAEAKADRPAYQADDSLALKVGVKMEKPLSRRLTLVGSVSANSYGSAIADSPIIDSSTVWGGYAGAAYRW, from the coding sequence ATGAAGAACGCATTGTGTGCCGCACTCGCTCTCTTAGCAACCGCGCAAACGCCCGCTGTCAGCGCCGAACCGCGCCAGTGGAATGTCGGCCTTGCCGCTACTGCGGATCAATCGCCATTTGTGGGGGGCGACACGCAAATCGGCGTCAAACCTGTGATCATCAAAGAAAACGGCTTTGATATTGTAGGCCCTGCGTGGTCATTCAGCGCCACGCCCGCACGCGAGTTTTATGTCGGTGCAGGGCTGGACGAATGGGATCACGAACGCGGCGATAGCGCGGTGTTGCAAGACATGGCAGAGCTGGATCGTGCCATCAACCTGCGGGTAGGCGGCGCATGGAAACTCGCCAACGGCACGATTTCCGCCGACCTTGCTCAAGATGTCGCCGCCCACGAAGGCGCACAAGCCAAACTGCGTTACACCCATCACCCCGACACGCCGCTCAACCTGCGCCCGTATGCCGAATTGCAATGGCTTTCCGCCGACCTGACCGATTACTACGTGGGCGTGGATGCGGCTGAAGCCAAAGCCGATCGCCCCGCTTATCAAGCAGATGATTCACTCGCCCTAAAAGTTGGCGTTAAAATGGAAAAACCACTCAGCCGCCGCTTGACCTTGGTGGGCAGTGTGAGCGCCAACAGCTATGGCAGCGCCATTGCGGATAGCCCGATCATCGACAGCAGCACGGTGTGGGGCGGGTACGCGGGCGCAGCGTATCGTTGGTAA
- a CDS encoding TIGR00266 family protein: MTVFTITGDVDPFLHVAMQKGDKIYCESGAMVMMEANLELKGRMTGGLGSALMRRFTNGESLFQQHIEATRGDGDCLLSPALPGGMEIIDVGARQYLLNDGAFVAATSGTEMKVRTQSVGNALFAQSGGFFVMETSGTGQVVVSGFGSMFSLDVEPGKDLTIDNAHVVCWDSTLHYEISVTTSSSCGGLGGMFGNLVNSVTSGEGMVLRFSGRGKVHICSRNPSSFAALVRKYAPA; this comes from the coding sequence ATGACCGTATTTACCATCACTGGCGACGTTGACCCCTTCCTCCACGTTGCCATGCAGAAAGGCGACAAGATTTATTGCGAATCCGGCGCAATGGTGATGATGGAAGCTAACCTTGAGCTAAAAGGACGCATGACTGGCGGGCTAGGCAGCGCTTTGATGCGGCGTTTCACCAACGGCGAATCCCTGTTTCAGCAACACATCGAAGCGACACGCGGCGACGGCGACTGCCTGCTTTCCCCTGCGCTGCCCGGTGGCATGGAAATCATTGACGTGGGCGCACGCCAATACTTGCTGAATGATGGCGCATTCGTCGCCGCCACTTCTGGCACAGAAATGAAAGTGCGTACCCAAAGCGTCGGCAATGCCTTGTTTGCGCAATCCGGCGGCTTTTTCGTCATGGAAACGTCGGGAACGGGGCAAGTGGTGGTATCCGGTTTTGGCTCAATGTTCTCGCTCGACGTTGAACCGGGCAAAGACCTCACCATTGATAATGCCCACGTCGTGTGTTGGGACAGCACCTTGCACTACGAAATTTCCGTGACCACCAGCAGTTCCTGCGGCGGTTTAGGTGGCATGTTCGGCAATCTGGTCAACAGTGTTACCAGTGGCGAAGGCATGGTGCTGCGCTTTAGTGGGCGCGGCAAGGTGCATATTTGTTCGCGCAACCCCAGCTCGTTTGCCGCATTGGTGCGCAAGTATGCGCCCGCCTGA